One genomic segment of Paenibacillus sp. FSL H8-0332 includes these proteins:
- the mutY gene encoding A/G-specific adenine glycosylase, with product MTTDEKHIEAQQEAKLFFSRFLLEWYHLQKRDLPWRRHRNPYYIWISEIMLQQTRVDTVIPYFNRFIEQFPTVEALADAPEEEVLKCWEGLGYYSRARNLQHAAKQVKELYGGQVPDDRDAVFSLKGVGPYTAGAILSIAFNRPEPAVDGNVMRVLSRYFRIEDDIAKGPTRVKMEKLAAELIPEGEAGSFNQALMELGALICTPKSPRCLPCPVMEHCAARLAGCETSLPVKTKAKPPRPEERLAALVEGRGEHAGRVLIRQRPASGLLARMWELPHWPAPPAEAGGARGALLPEAAALDRLRRSMSQAGIHARPEGHWMAAEHTFSHIVWTLQVYRCREEAALPLAAESRAVYGAALVERGDSALGAESGAAHAGRGDSTLAAALEAQPAEDAPLALFDSGDAAADAADSGAQRWISREDMKNYAFPNVFLKLLNSYFDEQGT from the coding sequence ATGACCACAGATGAGAAGCACATAGAAGCGCAGCAGGAAGCCAAGTTATTCTTCAGCCGGTTCCTGCTGGAATGGTATCACCTCCAGAAGCGGGACCTGCCGTGGCGGCGCCACCGCAACCCGTATTATATCTGGATCTCGGAGATTATGCTGCAGCAGACCCGGGTGGATACGGTAATTCCTTATTTCAACCGTTTCATTGAGCAGTTTCCAACCGTGGAGGCGCTCGCAGATGCACCGGAGGAAGAGGTGCTGAAATGCTGGGAGGGGCTTGGCTACTACTCGCGTGCCCGAAATCTCCAGCATGCGGCGAAGCAGGTCAAGGAGCTGTACGGGGGGCAGGTGCCGGATGACCGCGATGCCGTATTCAGCCTCAAGGGCGTAGGTCCGTATACAGCCGGTGCTATTCTGAGCATCGCGTTCAACCGTCCGGAGCCGGCGGTGGATGGCAATGTGATGCGCGTCTTATCCCGGTATTTTCGGATTGAGGATGACATTGCTAAAGGCCCGACCCGAGTGAAAATGGAAAAGCTCGCCGCCGAGCTCATCCCCGAAGGGGAAGCGGGCAGCTTCAATCAGGCGCTGATGGAGCTTGGCGCGCTGATCTGCACGCCGAAATCACCGCGCTGTCTTCCGTGCCCGGTGATGGAGCACTGCGCCGCGCGGCTGGCGGGCTGCGAGACCTCGCTGCCCGTCAAGACCAAGGCGAAGCCGCCGCGTCCGGAGGAGCGGCTGGCTGCCCTGGTGGAGGGCCGCGGCGAGCACGCGGGCCGGGTACTGATCCGGCAGCGGCCGGCTAGCGGGCTTTTGGCCCGCATGTGGGAGCTGCCGCACTGGCCTGCGCCGCCTGCTGAGGCTGGCGGCGCGCGCGGTGCGCTGCTGCCGGAAGCGGCAGCGCTGGACCGGCTGCGCCGGTCCATGAGCCAGGCCGGGATTCACGCCCGGCCTGAGGGGCACTGGATGGCTGCGGAGCATACATTCAGCCATATTGTGTGGACCCTGCAGGTGTACCGCTGCAGGGAAGAGGCGGCGCTGCCGCTGGCAGCGGAGAGCCGCGCGGTGTATGGGGCGGCGCTTGTGGAGCGCGGCGATAGCGCGCTGGGGGCAGAGTCTGGAGCGGCACATGCGGGACGCGGCGATAGCACGTTGGCTGCAGCGCTGGAAGCACAGCCAGCGGAAGACGCACCGCTGGCGCTGTTCGACAGCGGGGATGCCGCAGCCGATGCGGCAGACAGCGGAGCACAGCGCTGGATCAGCCGCGAGGACATGAAGAATTATGCCTTTCCGAATGTGTTCCTCAAGCTGCTGAACAGCTATTTCGATGAGCAAGGGACGTAG
- a CDS encoding sugar ABC transporter permease has protein sequence MSPSGLRNYWALFGKDVRRDKHLYVLLAPYMVLFLLFTVLPVVISIIFSFTHFNMLEMPRWIGWENYSKLLWNDDVFLIGVKNTLIFSVVTGLVSYIACFLFAWLINELNPKLRAFMTLIFFAPSISGNVFFIWQIIFSSDSYGIINGLLMQLGVIYEPIQWLQDPKYMLGIIMLVQLWLSLGTSFLAFIAGLQTVDKTLYEAGAVDGVKNRWQELWFITLPSMRPQLMFGAVIQITASLAVADVAMALAGFPSVQYGAHTIVTHLVDYGTIRFEMGYASAIATVLFVMMLGSNLIVQKLLKRVGE, from the coding sequence CTGTCCCCTTCCGGGCTGCGTAATTACTGGGCTTTGTTCGGCAAAGATGTGCGGCGGGATAAACATCTGTATGTACTGCTGGCTCCATATATGGTGCTGTTTCTGTTGTTTACCGTACTGCCGGTGGTGATTTCGATCATCTTCAGCTTCACGCACTTCAATATGCTGGAGATGCCGCGCTGGATCGGCTGGGAGAATTATTCCAAGCTGCTCTGGAACGATGATGTGTTCCTGATCGGGGTCAAGAATACACTGATTTTCTCGGTGGTTACCGGACTGGTCAGCTATATCGCCTGTTTTCTGTTTGCCTGGCTGATCAATGAGCTGAATCCCAAGCTGCGGGCGTTTATGACCCTGATCTTTTTTGCGCCGTCGATCTCCGGGAATGTCTTCTTCATCTGGCAGATCATCTTCTCCAGTGACTCCTACGGGATCATCAACGGACTTCTCATGCAGCTTGGCGTAATTTATGAGCCGATCCAATGGCTGCAGGACCCCAAGTATATGCTGGGGATCATCATGCTGGTGCAGCTCTGGCTAAGTCTCGGGACCAGCTTCCTGGCCTTCATCGCCGGACTGCAGACCGTTGACAAGACGCTGTATGAAGCAGGGGCTGTGGACGGTGTCAAAAACCGCTGGCAGGAGCTGTGGTTCATTACGCTCCCTTCCATGCGCCCGCAGCTGATGTTCGGAGCGGTCATTCAGATTACTGCCTCGCTGGCAGTTGCTGATGTGGCTATGGCGCTGGCAGGTTTCCCGAGTGTGCAGTACGGGGCGCATACGATTGTAACCCATCTGGTGGACTACGGTACGATCCGCTTCGAGATGGGCTATGCCTCGGCGATTGCCACCGTGCTGTTCGTGATGATGCTGGGCAGCAATCTGATTGTTCAAAAGCTGCTGAAGAGGGTGGGTGAATAA
- a CDS encoding extracellular solute-binding protein — MKQLKKKSSAWLMLLTALVTLVTGCSGGNNASAPATPAAEATQAPAASETAPAATEAPSATPVANLNGREIRISHWWDATPVGDSEADELARERIKAVEEKYNVKIKYLNTEYWSTAEKLSSSVMASDPFAEIVRLPDGFIWGLMHGGFLTPLDDYLKDSLIDQSVIDSMRFGGDKVYGLESWYSPNDSGVFYNKRIFKEAGLKDPQQLMDEDNWNWNTMLDAAKKLTIDKNGDGKMDQYGLAGAHYVISELLIASNGGKIYDEATQKAVFDSPSSMEALNFLHKLYTQDKVFKPNEGNDWEDPAKYFGEGTVAMYPGGLWEIEGRILGKMKDEWGYVYIPKGPQADKYYDPLGQTAAYAIPKGVKDADTIVKIWEDLQPFDSWQENRRLSMENVLPDEASIANAMNDEGKVERVFGGRYGGLGVKDQLDKVTEKFLKGEITPSTGVAQVIGTAQAAAKKVLSGEQDKEKK, encoded by the coding sequence GTGAAACAGTTGAAGAAGAAAAGCTCGGCTTGGCTTATGCTGCTGACAGCCTTAGTTACACTTGTAACCGGTTGCAGCGGAGGGAATAATGCGTCTGCACCGGCAACACCGGCGGCGGAGGCGACTCAGGCTCCGGCAGCCAGTGAAACGGCACCAGCGGCAACGGAAGCGCCTTCGGCAACGCCGGTTGCTAATCTGAACGGGCGGGAGATCCGCATCTCCCACTGGTGGGATGCCACTCCTGTCGGGGATTCAGAGGCAGATGAGCTTGCCCGCGAACGGATCAAAGCGGTGGAAGAGAAATACAACGTCAAGATTAAATACCTGAATACAGAGTATTGGTCCACCGCCGAGAAGCTGTCCTCTTCCGTTATGGCGAGCGATCCGTTTGCCGAGATTGTCCGGCTGCCGGACGGCTTCATCTGGGGCCTGATGCATGGCGGCTTCCTAACACCGCTGGATGATTATCTGAAGGATTCACTCATCGATCAGAGTGTGATTGACTCCATGCGCTTCGGCGGCGACAAGGTCTATGGCCTGGAGAGCTGGTACAGCCCGAATGACAGCGGCGTGTTCTACAACAAGCGTATTTTCAAGGAAGCAGGCCTGAAGGACCCGCAGCAGCTGATGGATGAGGATAACTGGAACTGGAATACGATGCTTGATGCGGCGAAGAAGCTGACGATTGACAAGAACGGGGACGGGAAGATGGACCAATACGGTCTGGCCGGAGCCCATTATGTGATCTCGGAGCTGCTGATCGCCAGCAACGGCGGCAAAATCTACGACGAAGCTACTCAGAAGGCAGTCTTTGATTCACCGTCATCTATGGAAGCGCTTAACTTTCTTCATAAGCTCTACACCCAGGATAAGGTGTTTAAGCCTAACGAGGGCAATGACTGGGAAGACCCGGCTAAGTATTTTGGAGAAGGCACCGTGGCTATGTATCCGGGCGGTCTCTGGGAAATCGAGGGGCGTATTCTTGGCAAGATGAAGGATGAATGGGGATATGTCTATATTCCAAAAGGCCCGCAGGCCGATAAGTACTACGATCCGCTGGGCCAGACAGCAGCCTATGCCATTCCCAAAGGGGTTAAGGATGCGGATACAATCGTAAAGATCTGGGAGGATCTGCAGCCGTTCGACAGCTGGCAGGAGAACCGCAGATTGTCGATGGAGAATGTGTTGCCGGATGAAGCCTCAATCGCCAATGCGATGAATGATGAAGGTAAGGTGGAGCGGGTCTTCGGCGGACGCTACGGCGGTCTTGGCGTCAAGGATCAGCTGGATAAGGTAACCGAGAAATTCCTGAAGGGCGAGATTACACCGTCCACCGGGGTGGCCCAAGTCATTGGAACGGCGCAGGCCGCAGCCAAGAAGGTACTGAGCGGTGAGCAGGATAAAGAGAAGAAATAG
- a CDS encoding carbohydrate ABC transporter permease produces MKLAIRLNKKVNRSWQVDALLFLALAGFGAFMAIPLIYVINNAFKPLDELFIFPPTLFVRNATLENFANLFQVMKNSWVPFSRYIFNTVFITAAGTAGHILLASAAAYPLAKHKFRGSKVLFTVVVLSLMFSPHVTAIPNYMIMSALGWMDSYQAVIVPAFAYPLGLYLMKQFMEQIPDALLEAAKIDGASEYRIFWQVVMPLVKPAWLTLLILMMQMLWGTDGGSFIYSEQLKTLHYAMGQIIQGGIARAGVGAAVAVIMMTVPIVTFILSQSNVIQTMASSGMKD; encoded by the coding sequence ATGAAGCTGGCAATACGTCTGAACAAAAAAGTAAACCGTTCCTGGCAGGTCGATGCCCTGCTGTTCCTGGCCCTGGCCGGATTCGGAGCATTCATGGCGATTCCGTTAATTTATGTCATTAACAATGCGTTCAAGCCGCTGGATGAGCTGTTTATTTTCCCGCCTACGCTATTTGTACGCAATGCAACGCTTGAGAACTTCGCCAATCTGTTTCAGGTGATGAAGAATTCCTGGGTGCCGTTCTCCAGGTATATCTTCAACACGGTATTCATTACCGCCGCCGGTACAGCCGGGCATATCCTGCTGGCCTCGGCGGCGGCGTACCCGCTGGCGAAGCATAAATTCCGCGGCTCTAAGGTGCTGTTCACCGTGGTTGTCCTGTCGCTGATGTTCTCGCCGCATGTCACCGCGATACCGAACTATATGATTATGTCCGCGCTGGGCTGGATGGACTCCTACCAGGCGGTTATCGTTCCTGCCTTCGCCTATCCGCTGGGACTCTATCTAATGAAGCAGTTCATGGAGCAGATCCCGGATGCGCTGCTGGAGGCGGCGAAGATTGACGGGGCAAGTGAATACCGCATCTTCTGGCAGGTCGTCATGCCGCTGGTGAAGCCGGCCTGGCTGACGCTGCTCATTCTGATGATGCAGATGCTATGGGGCACAGACGGGGGCAGCTTCATCTACAGCGAGCAGCTCAAGACGCTGCATTACGCGATGGGCCAGATTATTCAGGGCGGGATCGCCCGTGCAGGAGTCGGGGCCGCTGTGGCGGTGATTATGATGACCGTGCCGATTGTGACATTCATTCTCTCACAGAGCAATGTGATTCAGACGATGGCTTCGTCCGGCATGAAGGACTGA
- a CDS encoding Yip1 family protein has product MPFLKDIKYSLHVAVHPFDGFWDLKYENKGKLRMALGILIALTVTMIVKRQYVGYVVNYNHPLALNSINELKYIIFPFLLWCLANWSLTTLMDGEGKFAEIVITTGYALLPLILINIPNILLSNVITLREASFYHLLDALATLWFVWLLFIGTMTVHQYTVLKTITTMLLTLAVVAIIIFLGLLFFNLIQQIVSFVYTVYQELSIRG; this is encoded by the coding sequence ATGCCGTTTCTTAAGGACATTAAATATTCACTGCATGTAGCAGTACACCCCTTCGACGGATTCTGGGATCTGAAATATGAGAATAAGGGCAAGCTGCGCATGGCACTGGGCATTCTTATCGCCCTTACCGTGACTATGATTGTGAAGCGCCAATATGTAGGCTATGTGGTCAATTATAATCACCCGCTAGCACTGAACAGCATCAATGAGCTCAAGTATATTATTTTCCCGTTCCTGCTCTGGTGCCTGGCGAACTGGTCCCTGACGACGCTGATGGACGGGGAGGGTAAGTTCGCGGAGATCGTCATTACTACTGGGTACGCCCTGCTTCCGCTGATTCTGATCAACATTCCCAATATCCTGCTCAGCAACGTGATTACGCTGCGGGAGGCTTCCTTCTATCATTTGCTGGATGCTCTGGCCACGCTGTGGTTCGTCTGGCTCTTGTTCATCGGGACTATGACGGTTCATCAGTACACGGTGCTCAAAACGATTACAACCATGCTGCTGACGCTGGCTGTAGTGGCCATCATCATCTTCCTGGGCCTGCTGTTCTTCAATCTGATCCAGCAAATTGTCAGTTTTGTCTACACCGTCTACCAGGAGCTTTCAATTCGCGGATAA
- a CDS encoding LacI family DNA-binding transcriptional regulator — MKTITIYDIAKEAQVSVATVSRVLNNTAPVKESTRKIIMAVIEKHQFQPNALARSLLKKETGTIAMILPDITNPFFPEVFWGAENVAREKHYTFFLCDTAGEHSRESEYLSILREKRVDGIIFLGGRINLNQCPPALSQEVVELSKHVPIVLVNGNLPRSGLHRIYTDEEEGAALATQHLLDLGHRRIGFLGGMEETSTTQVKLKSVRMKLKEQGLTLRKDWVMFHDFSIEGGRALMDRMLEQEDRPTAVLCVNDFTAIGALKSATQHGLKIPEDMSIVGFDDSPLSRAVIPELTTVSQNTNQLGELSVEMLHELISGGNPRKRTVLQPKLVVRDSTGRPKNPAE; from the coding sequence ATGAAGACGATTACCATATATGATATCGCCAAGGAGGCCCAGGTGTCCGTAGCCACAGTCTCCCGTGTCCTCAACAATACAGCTCCGGTCAAGGAGAGCACCCGAAAGATCATCATGGCTGTGATTGAGAAGCACCAGTTTCAGCCGAACGCGCTTGCCCGCAGTCTGCTCAAGAAGGAGACTGGCACGATCGCCATGATTCTGCCTGACATCACCAACCCGTTTTTCCCGGAGGTCTTCTGGGGGGCCGAGAATGTAGCCAGAGAGAAGCATTATACCTTCTTCCTCTGCGATACGGCGGGGGAGCATAGCCGCGAGTCGGAGTACCTTAGCATTCTTCGGGAGAAAAGAGTGGACGGGATTATTTTCCTGGGTGGCAGAATTAACCTGAACCAATGTCCGCCGGCGTTGTCCCAGGAGGTCGTGGAGCTGTCGAAGCATGTGCCGATCGTGCTGGTCAACGGCAATCTGCCCCGGAGTGGCCTGCACCGTATTTACACCGATGAAGAAGAAGGGGCGGCGCTGGCTACTCAGCATCTGCTGGACCTGGGGCACCGGAGAATCGGGTTCCTCGGGGGGATGGAGGAGACCTCGACAACTCAGGTGAAGCTGAAGTCTGTACGGATGAAGCTGAAGGAGCAGGGGCTTACGCTGCGCAAGGATTGGGTCATGTTCCACGACTTCTCGATCGAGGGCGGACGGGCGCTGATGGACCGGATGCTGGAGCAGGAGGACCGGCCGACAGCGGTGCTGTGTGTGAATGATTTTACGGCCATCGGGGCATTAAAGTCTGCCACTCAGCATGGGCTGAAGATACCGGAAGATATGTCGATCGTGGGGTTCGACGATTCGCCCTTGTCCAGAGCGGTTATTCCGGAGCTGACCACGGTGTCGCAGAACACCAACCAGCTGGGGGAGCTGTCTGTAGAGATGCTTCATGAGCTGATTAGCGGCGGAAATCCCAGGAAACGCACGGTGCTCCAGCCTAAGTTGGTGGTACGCGACAGCACGGGACGCCCGAAAAATCCCGCAGAATAG
- a CDS encoding tetratricopeptide repeat protein — protein MRIKSSILVLVSVLLLVGLCPRPAGAAPYEGYTYSYWGDAVQSPIAYLPSRAISGLEAGTGAWNVPGDLFVSAEGLLYVLDSGNGRIVVLDKEWNTLRVIEGFRNGEKKDSFNNPEGLFVTDAGRIYVADTENRRLVELDGTGTFVREIGAPKADVIGAGFEYFPRKVIVDKAGRIYVVGRGVYEGLIEFDSDGQFTGFMGTNKVQFDPVDLFWKSVSTKEQREKMVQFIPLEFNNVDVDEDGFIYTTTVDKKTFSPVKRLNPSGIDVLRVSSEIPPIGDLSLDRSAFIDIDVTGNGVYRALDTTRGRVFTYNEDGKLLYVIGQLGSQLGTFKNPAAVESYENALYVLDRDLGRITEFTVTQFGSMVNEANTLYSSGKHDEAAKLWREVLKLDANYEMAYVGIGKSLLRQGEYKQAMTYLKLGNDREYYSKALGKYRREYMRDHFSIYMTGMIAVLLGGYVIVRLVKRPRKGGRVQDAVS, from the coding sequence TTGAGAATAAAGTCATCGATACTGGTGCTTGTATCCGTGCTGCTGCTTGTGGGCCTGTGTCCTAGGCCGGCCGGGGCGGCGCCGTATGAAGGATATACCTACTCCTACTGGGGAGACGCGGTTCAGTCGCCGATTGCTTATCTTCCTTCGAGGGCCATCAGCGGGCTAGAGGCAGGGACGGGAGCCTGGAACGTCCCGGGAGACCTGTTTGTCTCAGCGGAAGGGCTGCTCTATGTGCTCGATTCGGGGAACGGGCGGATTGTGGTGCTGGATAAGGAGTGGAACACACTCCGTGTCATCGAAGGCTTCCGGAACGGGGAGAAGAAGGACAGCTTCAATAACCCGGAAGGGCTCTTCGTTACGGACGCCGGCCGGATCTACGTGGCGGATACGGAGAATAGACGGCTGGTCGAGCTGGACGGCACAGGAACCTTCGTGCGGGAGATCGGAGCGCCGAAGGCGGATGTGATCGGAGCGGGTTTTGAGTATTTTCCGCGGAAGGTGATTGTTGATAAGGCAGGCCGCATCTATGTGGTCGGCAGAGGGGTCTACGAAGGGCTGATCGAGTTCGACAGCGACGGGCAGTTCACAGGCTTCATGGGCACGAACAAGGTGCAGTTTGATCCTGTGGATCTGTTCTGGAAGTCCGTATCGACCAAGGAGCAGCGCGAGAAGATGGTGCAGTTCATTCCGCTGGAATTCAATAATGTCGATGTCGATGAAGATGGCTTCATCTATACCACTACCGTGGATAAGAAGACCTTCTCTCCGGTAAAAAGACTGAATCCCTCCGGCATCGATGTCCTGCGGGTCAGCAGCGAGATCCCGCCCATCGGCGATCTGAGCCTGGACCGCTCCGCCTTCATTGACATTGATGTGACGGGGAACGGAGTGTACCGGGCACTGGACACCACGCGCGGGCGGGTCTTCACCTACAATGAGGACGGCAAGCTGCTATATGTAATCGGTCAACTCGGCAGCCAGCTCGGCACATTCAAGAACCCGGCGGCGGTGGAGAGCTATGAGAATGCGCTCTATGTGCTGGACCGTGATCTGGGGAGAATTACCGAGTTCACGGTGACTCAGTTCGGCAGCATGGTTAATGAAGCCAACACCCTGTACAGCTCCGGCAAGCATGATGAAGCCGCGAAGTTGTGGCGGGAGGTGCTGAAGCTGGATGCCAACTATGAGATGGCGTATGTCGGTATCGGCAAATCGCTGCTCCGCCAAGGCGAATACAAGCAGGCCATGACCTATCTGAAGCTGGGCAATGACCGCGAATATTACTCTAAGGCGCTGGGGAAATACCGCAGGGAGTATATGCGCGATCACTTCAGCATCTATATGACCGGAATGATAGCCGTGCTGCTGGGCGGCTACGTGATCGTCCGCCTGGTGAAGCGGCCGAGAAAGGGAGGGAGGGTTCAGGATGCCGTTTCTTAA
- a CDS encoding extracellular solute-binding protein: protein MRISLSRRMMNRTLVTVMLISMMALPAASAELPAAQAQGVTGNGQEVRQLPEGSYEHYLQQYEREEQPREEIMLKGADYTGAEGMSPEVLTELGGETGRYVRTEESGSVEWQLDVPKSGLYHISVRYYPVKGKSSAIERELLIDGKLPFTSARNLSFGRIWVNENPEIQQDNRDNDLRPRQIEAPAWQETLLRDTEGYYEEPYQFYLSAGTHTLTMVSSREPMVIDYIKLHSYAAPAAYAEVKQSYEAKGYKATSGHAVKVQGEAAAYKSSPTLYPITDRSSPSTEPYDVSKIRMNTIGANNWRVPGQWIAWEVEAPEDGLYNITIKGRQELLRGIYSTRSMRIDGELPFREMLQIPFYYDSDWQMNRLGNDDEPYLFYLSKGKHELQLEVSLGAIAPLLRQVEASVLDINAMYRKILMITGNVPDPYRDYRLEEQIPDMTAVFREQSQILYGVSEELVRLTGEKSDKTATLNKTAYQLADMADKPETVQKRLSQFKINVGSVGSWILEVREQPLEIDYLLLSSPDVKLPKANASGFRKLVHEVSSFTHSFFEDYNTIGNTTENGETIDVWIGTGRDQAQVLKAMIDDTFTPLTGIGVNLKLVSPNVLLRASLAGEGPDVAMQVGNDMPVNFGMRKAAEDLSKYPGYEDVVKQFRDSALVPYRFENQVFALPEQQIFNMLFYRKDILQELNLAPPQTWDEVYAMIPVLQKHRMDMALPLAQTTGVPVLEVNRAYAMLLYQMGGSFYLNNGAKSGLDTETGLAAFKNWTNFYTSYKLPLIFDFPMRFRTGEMPVGIQDYTFYNYLTVSAPEIKGLWEFIPVPGTKQPDGSIRRDVASGGTAALMLRQAKNKDAAWEFMKWWVDKDSQVRFGREMEGLMGAAARYPTANVEALKELPWPTSDYRHLEEQWQWVQGVPEVPGGYFTGRHLDNALREVINNGTNTADALYDYVQEIDYEIDQKRAEFDLKRRE from the coding sequence GTGAGAATATCATTATCCCGGCGGATGATGAACCGGACACTTGTAACCGTCATGCTGATCTCCATGATGGCGCTGCCAGCGGCAAGCGCAGAGCTGCCTGCTGCCCAGGCGCAAGGTGTAACGGGGAACGGGCAGGAGGTGCGGCAGCTGCCTGAGGGCAGCTATGAGCATTATCTGCAGCAATACGAGCGCGAGGAGCAGCCCCGCGAAGAAATTATGCTGAAGGGAGCCGATTATACAGGGGCCGAGGGGATGAGCCCGGAGGTGCTGACGGAGCTTGGCGGGGAGACGGGAAGATACGTCAGAACGGAGGAGAGCGGTTCGGTGGAGTGGCAGCTGGATGTGCCGAAGTCCGGGCTATATCACATCTCTGTCCGGTATTATCCGGTGAAGGGCAAAAGCTCGGCGATTGAACGTGAGCTGCTGATCGACGGCAAGCTGCCGTTCACCAGCGCCCGCAATCTGTCCTTCGGGCGGATATGGGTCAATGAGAACCCGGAGATCCAGCAGGATAACCGGGACAATGATCTCCGTCCGCGCCAGATTGAGGCCCCGGCCTGGCAGGAGACCCTACTGAGAGATACGGAAGGCTACTATGAGGAGCCGTACCAATTCTATCTGTCGGCCGGAACGCACACCTTGACGATGGTGTCCAGCAGAGAGCCGATGGTCATCGACTATATTAAGCTGCACAGCTACGCTGCACCCGCTGCCTACGCAGAGGTGAAGCAGAGCTACGAAGCTAAGGGGTATAAGGCCACCAGCGGCCACGCGGTGAAGGTACAGGGGGAAGCGGCGGCCTACAAATCCTCCCCGACCTTGTATCCGATTACAGACCGCTCAAGCCCTTCAACAGAGCCGTACGATGTCTCCAAGATCAGAATGAACACGATTGGCGCCAATAACTGGCGGGTACCGGGCCAATGGATCGCCTGGGAAGTGGAAGCGCCGGAGGACGGTCTGTACAACATCACCATCAAAGGCCGGCAAGAGCTGCTAAGAGGGATATATTCCACACGCTCTATGCGGATTGACGGAGAGCTTCCGTTCCGGGAAATGCTGCAGATTCCGTTCTACTACGATTCGGATTGGCAGATGAACCGGCTGGGGAACGATGATGAGCCGTATTTGTTCTATTTAAGCAAAGGAAAACACGAATTGCAGCTGGAGGTCAGCCTCGGGGCAATTGCACCGCTCTTGCGCCAGGTGGAGGCCAGTGTGCTGGACATTAATGCGATGTACCGGAAAATCCTGATGATTACAGGCAATGTGCCAGATCCGTACCGCGATTACAGGCTGGAGGAGCAAATCCCGGATATGACGGCGGTCTTCCGTGAGCAGAGCCAGATTCTATATGGCGTATCGGAAGAGCTGGTCCGGCTTACAGGGGAAAAGAGTGATAAAACCGCAACCTTGAATAAAACTGCCTATCAGCTGGCCGATATGGCCGACAAGCCGGAAACAGTGCAGAAGCGGCTGTCGCAGTTCAAAATCAATGTCGGCAGCGTAGGCTCCTGGATTCTGGAGGTACGGGAGCAGCCGCTGGAGATTGATTATCTGCTGCTGTCTTCGCCGGATGTGAAGCTGCCGAAGGCGAATGCTTCCGGATTCAGGAAGCTTGTGCATGAGGTGTCGTCCTTCACTCATTCGTTCTTCGAGGATTACAACACAATTGGCAATACCACGGAGAACGGCGAGACCATTGATGTATGGATCGGAACCGGCCGCGACCAGGCGCAGGTGCTGAAGGCAATGATCGATGATACATTTACCCCGCTTACCGGCATCGGTGTCAATCTGAAGCTGGTGAGTCCGAATGTGCTGCTGCGCGCCTCGCTGGCCGGGGAAGGCCCAGATGTGGCGATGCAGGTCGGCAATGATATGCCGGTGAACTTCGGGATGCGCAAAGCGGCGGAGGATCTGTCGAAGTATCCCGGCTATGAGGATGTGGTGAAGCAGTTCAGAGACAGCGCGCTCGTGCCGTACCGGTTCGAGAATCAGGTCTTTGCCCTGCCGGAGCAGCAGATCTTCAACATGCTGTTCTACCGGAAGGATATTCTGCAGGAGCTGAACCTTGCGCCGCCGCAGACCTGGGATGAGGTCTACGCGATGATTCCGGTGCTGCAGAAGCACCGGATGGATATGGCGCTGCCGCTCGCGCAGACCACAGGCGTGCCGGTACTGGAGGTCAACCGCGCGTATGCCATGCTGCTCTATCAGATGGGCGGATCATTTTATCTGAATAACGGAGCCAAGAGCGGACTTGATACAGAGACCGGGCTGGCTGCCTTCAAGAACTGGACCAATTTCTATACCAGCTACAAGCTGCCGCTGATCTTCGACTTCCCGATGCGGTTCCGCACCGGCGAGATGCCGGTCGGCATTCAGGACTATACCTTCTATAACTATCTGACGGTATCTGCGCCGGAGATAAAGGGGCTATGGGAATTCATTCCGGTTCCGGGTACCAAGCAGCCGGACGGCAGTATCCGCAGGGATGTTGCCAGCGGGGGCACCGCCGCACTGATGCTGAGGCAGGCCAAGAACAAGGATGCCGCCTGGGAATTCATGAAGTGGTGGGTAGACAAGGATTCGCAGGTCCGCTTCGGCCGGGAGATGGAGGGCCTCATGGGCGCGGCTGCGCGGTATCCGACCGCCAACGTTGAAGCGCTTAAGGAGCTGCCGTGGCCGACTAGCGATTACCGCCATCTGGAGGAGCAGTGGCAATGGGTGCAGGGTGTGCCTGAGGTGCCGGGCGGTTACTTCACAGGACGCCATCTGGACAATGCTCTGCGCGAGGTCATCAACAATGGAACGAACACCGCTGATGCCCTGTACGATTATGTGCAGGAGATTGACTATGAGATTGATCAAAAGAGAGCAGAGTTCGATTTGAAACGAAGGGAATAG